Proteins from a single region of Sporosarcina sp. P33:
- a CDS encoding MFS transporter, which yields MDVRVLLLAVSAITVGLVELVVGGILPVIADDLNVSIATAGQLITIFALVYAVAGPVLLSLTAKIERKKLYLITLGVFLVGNILTYLSPTFGLMMAARVLTAASAALVIVLSLTITARMVEPRVRAKSLGYIYMGISSSLVLGVPIGIVVTNAFGWRSVFLGIAIMTLGSIVLIATFLDKIPNGNVQPLSVQIKALANKKIFFAHLATMFMLAGHYTVYAYFTPFLETTMQLSPYWISVFYFIFGLAAVSGGAFGGGLASRLGSKKSILLILGAFALSLFALPYSTFSIPLFIIFMMVWGGLSWALAPAQQDYIIQSDPVTSDVHQSFNNSALQVGIALGSGIGGMVYSQTGSVTSMPAVGGIIVIIAFICAAISLSIAVKAKQPAV from the coding sequence GTGGATGTGCGTGTATTATTATTGGCGGTTTCCGCTATTACGGTAGGACTTGTGGAATTAGTGGTCGGCGGTATTTTACCGGTGATTGCTGATGACTTGAATGTATCAATTGCGACAGCCGGTCAGCTGATCACCATTTTTGCGCTGGTATATGCAGTGGCAGGACCTGTATTATTGTCGCTGACTGCAAAAATAGAACGCAAGAAACTGTATCTGATTACGCTCGGCGTATTTTTAGTGGGCAACATACTGACATACTTGAGCCCGACGTTTGGGTTAATGATGGCGGCACGTGTACTGACGGCTGCAAGTGCCGCGCTCGTTATTGTATTGTCCCTGACGATTACCGCACGAATGGTCGAACCGCGTGTCAGGGCAAAATCGCTTGGCTATATTTATATGGGTATCAGTTCATCACTCGTACTTGGTGTCCCGATCGGTATTGTCGTCACGAATGCGTTCGGCTGGCGTTCAGTATTTTTGGGCATTGCGATCATGACGCTTGGTTCGATTGTTTTGATAGCAACGTTCCTGGATAAGATACCAAACGGCAACGTGCAGCCGCTTTCTGTTCAAATTAAAGCATTGGCAAATAAAAAAATCTTTTTCGCTCATTTGGCCACTATGTTTATGCTGGCAGGCCATTATACGGTGTACGCGTACTTCACGCCTTTTCTTGAGACAACGATGCAATTGAGCCCGTATTGGATCAGCGTGTTCTACTTTATCTTTGGACTTGCCGCAGTTTCCGGCGGGGCGTTCGGCGGCGGCCTGGCATCACGCCTCGGTTCAAAGAAAAGCATTTTACTCATTTTAGGAGCATTTGCACTCAGCTTATTCGCACTGCCCTATTCAACTTTTTCGATTCCTTTATTCATCATTTTCATGATGGTATGGGGCGGCTTGAGCTGGGCATTAGCACCTGCCCAGCAGGATTATATCATTCAAAGTGATCCGGTGACTTCCGATGTGCATCAGAGTTTCAATAACTCCGCACTGCAAGTCGGTATTGCGCTCGGTTCGGGTATCGGCGGCATGGTCTACAGTCAGACAGGAAGCGTCACAAGCATGCCGGCTGTTGGAGGCATCATCGTCATCATTGCGTTCATTTGTGCGGCAATTTCATTGTCAATCGCCGTAAAGGCTAAGCAGCCGGCTGTATAA
- a CDS encoding response regulator transcription factor has translation MSAHLLLVEDDPEIARVIQDMLRAEDHEVTWATTGLEGWEDFQQGSYDLVLVDLMLPEMDGFTLCQNIRWESDVPIIIISARTEDGDKVEGLQLGADDYVEKPFSLTELSARIQSQLRRWKRYNGEDATIENKTCYTHGLTIFWDQHKVLKATEEIKLTVTEFDLLKVLARNSERVFSKKELYEHVWNQVDAEDAHTVTVHIKSLRRKLGDPVKAPLFIQTVWGSGYRFIGERL, from the coding sequence ATGTCAGCACATCTATTACTTGTAGAAGACGATCCTGAAATTGCCCGCGTAATCCAAGACATGCTGCGTGCGGAAGATCATGAAGTAACATGGGCCACCACGGGTCTGGAAGGATGGGAAGATTTCCAGCAAGGAAGTTATGATCTCGTTCTGGTAGATTTGATGCTTCCTGAGATGGATGGTTTTACACTCTGCCAAAATATTCGGTGGGAAAGTGACGTGCCGATCATTATTATCAGCGCCAGAACGGAAGATGGTGACAAAGTGGAAGGTTTGCAGCTCGGAGCAGATGATTATGTAGAAAAGCCTTTCAGTTTAACAGAATTAAGCGCACGCATTCAGTCACAGCTTAGAAGATGGAAGCGGTATAACGGAGAGGATGCCACAATTGAGAATAAAACATGTTACACTCACGGGCTGACCATCTTTTGGGATCAGCATAAAGTGTTGAAAGCAACCGAGGAAATAAAGCTGACGGTTACCGAATTTGATTTATTAAAAGTGCTGGCACGAAATTCCGAGCGTGTTTTCTCCAAAAAAGAATTGTATGAGCATGTATGGAATCAAGTAGACGCTGAAGATGCGCATACTGTGACCGTTCATATTAAGTCGCTCCGCAGAAAACTTGGCGATCCTGTAAAAGCGCCGCTATTCATTCAGACGGTATGGGGTTCAGGCTATCGCTTCATTGGAGAACGTCTATGA
- a CDS encoding DUF3784 domain-containing protein, which produces MLGLLLDVVVMTAFIVYGIALWNGKGASLLSGYNTMPIEKKLRINERALCKFMAKIMFALSFCVGLFAVSELLEDDKYFIAGLILFIGFIVFAIVYSNTGNRFKK; this is translated from the coding sequence ATGCTTGGCCTGCTGCTGGATGTGGTGGTGATGACAGCATTTATTGTGTATGGTATTGCACTATGGAATGGTAAAGGTGCGTCTTTGCTTTCGGGCTATAATACGATGCCGATCGAGAAAAAGCTGCGAATTAATGAACGGGCGCTATGCAAATTCATGGCGAAGATCATGTTCGCCCTTAGTTTTTGTGTGGGATTATTCGCAGTGAGTGAACTGCTGGAAGATGATAAGTATTTTATAGCGGGACTTATTCTGTTCATCGGATTTATCGTGTTTGCTATTGTCTATTCAAATACGGGTAACCGATTTAAAAAATAA
- a CDS encoding small, acid-soluble spore protein tlp: MAKNYPKPNDPADNKKRLKKTISNMEAAEDAMKFAEGKELERIQKKNERRAESIEDLKEEISEEDKSRINGYL, encoded by the coding sequence ATGGCGAAAAATTATCCGAAACCGAATGATCCTGCTGATAATAAAAAGAGATTGAAAAAAACGATCAGCAATATGGAAGCCGCGGAGGATGCGATGAAGTTTGCTGAAGGCAAAGAGCTGGAGCGGATTCAAAAGAAAAATGAACGCAGAGCTGAAAGTATTGAGGATTTAAAAGAAGAAATCAGTGAAGAAGATAAATCCAGAATTAATGGCTACCTGTAA
- a CDS encoding DUF3887 domain-containing protein, with product MKKFAALILSAIFLLAACGAAKVDESAAEEYIEKSKEVITLLNEEKFEEMRTMFDATMKDALSVGQLQEVADIVKESGEFVSFEKESVAKKEQYFVATIAAQYSEDNRVYTITFDDKQQVAGFFVK from the coding sequence ATGAAGAAATTTGCAGCGCTTATACTGTCTGCGATTTTTCTGCTCGCTGCATGCGGCGCAGCTAAAGTGGATGAATCAGCAGCCGAAGAGTATATTGAAAAGTCAAAAGAAGTTATCACATTATTAAATGAAGAGAAATTTGAGGAAATGCGCACGATGTTTGATGCAACCATGAAAGATGCTTTGTCGGTCGGACAGCTGCAGGAAGTGGCGGATATCGTAAAAGAATCGGGCGAATTTGTCAGTTTTGAAAAAGAATCTGTCGCTAAAAAAGAACAGTACTTCGTTGCGACTATCGCTGCACAGTACAGTGAGGACAATAGAGTCTACACGATTACATTTGACGACAAGCAACAAGTGGCCGGTTTCTTCGTTAAATAA
- a CDS encoding HAD-IIIA family hydrolase, producing the protein MKKAVFLDRDGVINEVLSDRVKFVNEPEQLYFLPGVPEAITQLNAVFDHIFVVTNQGGVGLGFMKEEKLIAIHDHMVAELARQGAVIDEVTYCPHKPKAGCGCRKPHSRLIENLAQRYDVDLSASYMVGDTDTDIVAGKRAGTKTVFLGTSDPLADAVFPDLLQAVPWIIKDAT; encoded by the coding sequence ATGAAGAAAGCAGTGTTTCTTGACCGGGATGGTGTCATCAACGAAGTACTGAGCGATAGGGTGAAATTTGTCAATGAACCCGAGCAGCTATACTTTTTACCCGGTGTGCCGGAAGCGATTACACAATTGAATGCAGTATTTGATCATATTTTTGTTGTAACAAACCAAGGCGGTGTAGGGCTTGGTTTTATGAAGGAAGAAAAGCTGATTGCGATTCATGATCATATGGTGGCGGAACTCGCAAGGCAAGGAGCCGTTATTGATGAAGTTACGTATTGCCCGCATAAGCCTAAAGCGGGCTGCGGCTGCCGCAAACCCCACAGTCGACTGATCGAGAATCTGGCGCAGCGGTATGATGTGGATTTGTCAGCGTCGTATATGGTCGGTGATACTGATACAGATATTGTGGCCGGTAAGCGGGCCGGAACAAAAACCGTATTTCTCGGCACATCTGATCCATTGGCAGATGCAGTATTTCCAGATTTGCTTCAGGCAGTGCCTTGGATTATCAAAGATGCCACATAA
- a CDS encoding PH domain-containing protein has protein sequence MGLFDALLGNASVVNKEEVKKELNVILAEGEEVEAAFKLVRDLIVFTQTRLILVDKQGVTGKKVEYHSVPFKSISHYSVETAGTFDMDAELKIWISSSLTPHIEKQFRKDKSIYDIQKILATVCV, from the coding sequence ATGGGATTGTTTGATGCTCTTTTAGGAAATGCTTCCGTTGTAAATAAGGAAGAAGTAAAGAAAGAACTGAACGTAATTTTGGCAGAAGGCGAAGAAGTGGAAGCGGCATTTAAACTGGTGCGGGACTTAATTGTGTTCACGCAGACGCGATTAATTTTAGTTGACAAGCAAGGAGTTACAGGAAAGAAAGTAGAATACCATTCAGTGCCATTCAAAAGCATCTCTCATTACAGTGTAGAAACTGCGGGTACATTCGATATGGACGCAGAATTAAAAATCTGGATATCCAGCTCACTGACACCGCATATTGAAAAACAATTCCGGAAAGATAAAAGTATTTACGATATCCAAAAAATATTGGCAACCGTTTGTGTGTGA
- a CDS encoding MDR family MFS transporter produces the protein MENSQTFDFKKNLPLMIVLLSGAFITILNQTLLATALPPIMKDLFIGESTVQWLQSIFMLVNGIMIPVTAFLIGKFTTRRLFLTAMSIFAAGTLVAAVSPNFSMLLAGRVLQGAGAGIMMPLLQTIMFLLFPVEQRGKAMGYYGLVIAFAPAIGPSLSGYLVDQFPWRSVFYVVLPFTLLNIIAAFFLLKNVTKLTDPKMDYLSIVLSTFGFGGLLYGFSIAGNTGWLHANVMISILVGVISLVWFISRQLKLKEPILEFRVFKYRVFTLATSLGMIVFGSMIATTVILPLFMQTMLGFSAFHSGLMLLPGAIIMGIMNPVTGTLFDKYGAKYLLLTGFSILTVTTFMFSNLTEETSFAYLAVLNAIRMSGIAMVMMPSTTLGLNQLPNHLIPHGTAMNNTFRQISGSVGTAVLVTVMVTAELNNGTVAGQIQGVNTAFLVAGFISIAGLIVSIVIKDPRRNERKAKA, from the coding sequence ATGGAAAATTCGCAGACATTTGACTTTAAAAAGAATCTCCCGCTGATGATTGTTCTATTATCAGGGGCGTTTATTACCATTCTGAATCAAACACTGCTTGCCACAGCTCTTCCCCCCATTATGAAAGACCTTTTTATCGGCGAAAGTACGGTACAGTGGCTGCAGTCGATTTTCATGCTTGTAAACGGGATTATGATTCCGGTTACGGCATTCTTAATCGGAAAGTTTACGACCCGCCGATTATTTCTGACAGCAATGAGCATTTTCGCTGCCGGCACATTGGTGGCTGCTGTATCTCCAAATTTCTCCATGCTTTTGGCAGGACGCGTGCTTCAGGGAGCCGGTGCAGGGATTATGATGCCGCTTCTCCAGACAATTATGTTTTTGCTGTTTCCTGTGGAGCAGCGCGGAAAGGCGATGGGCTATTACGGTCTCGTGATTGCGTTTGCGCCGGCAATCGGACCCAGCCTGTCAGGATATCTCGTTGATCAATTCCCATGGCGCAGCGTGTTCTACGTCGTGCTGCCGTTCACTTTATTAAACATCATTGCGGCCTTCTTCCTGCTGAAGAATGTGACGAAACTGACGGATCCCAAAATGGATTATTTATCGATTGTACTTTCCACATTCGGTTTCGGCGGTCTTCTTTACGGTTTTAGTATTGCGGGCAATACTGGCTGGCTGCATGCCAATGTCATGATTTCCATACTTGTCGGGGTTATTTCACTGGTCTGGTTTATTAGCAGACAGCTGAAATTGAAGGAGCCTATTCTTGAATTCAGGGTGTTCAAATACCGTGTATTCACATTGGCAACGAGTCTCGGAATGATTGTGTTTGGTTCGATGATTGCAACGACCGTCATTTTACCTCTGTTCATGCAGACGATGCTCGGGTTCAGTGCATTTCATTCCGGTCTCATGCTCCTGCCGGGTGCGATCATCATGGGAATCATGAATCCCGTCACAGGAACACTGTTTGATAAATATGGCGCGAAATATTTGTTGCTCACCGGATTTTCAATTCTGACGGTCACTACATTCATGTTTTCTAACTTGACTGAGGAAACGTCCTTCGCGTATTTGGCAGTTCTGAATGCGATTCGTATGTCAGGAATTGCGATGGTCATGATGCCTTCTACTACACTCGGGCTGAATCAGCTGCCGAATCACTTAATCCCTCATGGAACCGCCATGAACAACACATTCCGTCAGATTTCAGGATCCGTCGGAACTGCAGTCCTCGTTACCGTAATGGTTACAGCGGAGCTCAATAACGGGACCGTTGCGGGTCAAATCCAAGGAGTGAATACAGCGTTCCTTGTGGCAGGATTTATTTCTATTGCCGGTTTGATTGTATCAATTGTAATTAAAGATCCAAGAAGAAATGAACGGAAAGCGAAAGCTTAA
- a CDS encoding QueT transporter family protein, with translation MSMSYVKDSPKSTVNELTKTALVAALYVTVTFMFSVISFGAVQLRLSEMFNYLALYNKRYVIGVTLGVMFANFMSPTWLLDVPVGSMATLLALLLCRALTKNIKNDILKMVITAIVFALSMFTIAGQLTILLGLPFWATWLTVGIGELLSMTIGGMIIYALNKKIDLSK, from the coding sequence ATGAGTATGTCTTATGTGAAAGATTCACCGAAGAGTACGGTGAACGAACTCACGAAAACAGCGCTCGTTGCAGCATTGTATGTAACGGTGACGTTCATGTTTTCAGTAATCAGTTTTGGCGCAGTTCAGCTGCGATTGTCAGAGATGTTCAACTATCTGGCTCTGTACAATAAACGGTATGTGATCGGCGTCACGCTAGGTGTAATGTTTGCGAACTTTATGTCGCCAACCTGGCTGCTGGATGTGCCGGTCGGTTCTATGGCTACGCTTCTTGCATTATTGCTATGCCGTGCACTGACAAAGAATATCAAAAACGATATTCTGAAAATGGTAATTACCGCAATTGTATTTGCGTTGTCGATGTTCACAATCGCCGGACAACTGACGATCCTGCTAGGCCTTCCATTCTGGGCAACTTGGCTGACAGTCGGAATCGGTGAGTTATTGTCCATGACAATCGGCGGAATGATTATATATGCGCTGAATAAAAAAATAGATCTGTCCAAATAA
- a CDS encoding 3-oxoacyl-ACP reductase has protein sequence MKFEEYKKKSVLVTGAASGIGQAQALAFLENGANVFAFDLSGGDMQSVKKAYPSKFDYTTGNVSLKADVTRAVERALQAFGAVDILLNTAGILDGFAKTLDTDEALWDRIMNTNVKGTYFMTNAVLPHMTARKSGVIVNMASIAGLVAGGGGAAYTASKHAIVGYTKQLDMDYCREGIRANAIAPGAIRTPMNQADFEGDGAIAEWVAEETPAGRWAQPEEVAALTLYLASSAADYIHGAVVPIDGGWTAK, from the coding sequence ATGAAATTCGAAGAATATAAAAAGAAATCCGTGCTGGTGACAGGTGCCGCTTCAGGTATTGGTCAGGCTCAGGCACTTGCATTTTTAGAAAATGGTGCAAATGTCTTCGCCTTTGATCTGAGCGGAGGTGATATGCAAAGTGTGAAAAAGGCGTATCCTTCCAAGTTTGATTACACCACTGGCAATGTCAGTTTAAAAGCGGATGTAACCCGGGCTGTTGAACGTGCGCTTCAGGCATTTGGTGCGGTGGATATATTATTAAATACAGCAGGAATACTTGATGGTTTTGCAAAAACACTGGACACCGATGAAGCACTGTGGGACCGGATTATGAATACGAATGTGAAAGGCACCTATTTTATGACGAATGCGGTTTTGCCACACATGACGGCGCGGAAGTCCGGTGTCATTGTCAATATGGCATCCATTGCCGGGCTTGTAGCCGGAGGCGGCGGTGCAGCTTATACAGCGTCTAAGCACGCCATTGTCGGCTATACGAAGCAGCTGGATATGGATTATTGCCGCGAAGGGATCCGGGCGAATGCCATTGCGCCGGGAGCAATCCGAACGCCTATGAATCAGGCAGATTTTGAAGGAGACGGGGCCATCGCTGAGTGGGTGGCGGAAGAAACGCCGGCCGGACGATGGGCACAGCCTGAGGAAGTGGCTGCGCTGACATTGTATCTGGCAAGTTCGGCTGCTGATTATATTCACGGGGCAGTCGTGCCGATTGACGGAGGCTGGACTGCAAAATAA
- a CDS encoding class I SAM-dependent methyltransferase — MSYLFPRIYDIAMKPLEATRFKKIRTELVRNAEGTVLEIGSGTGINLPYYQKAKQVAAVEPNPQMSRRGVSRGRNARVPITLYEASAELLPFADDTFDTVIATLVFCTIPDPVRALEEIQRVSKPDAAVLFFEHVQMKQKTLAKLQDILNPFWEKICDGCQINRDTLSIISDSGLYTEHVESLYSGLFLSIACRNRK, encoded by the coding sequence ATGAGTTATTTGTTTCCAAGAATTTACGATATCGCGATGAAGCCGCTGGAAGCGACACGCTTTAAAAAAATACGTACAGAACTGGTGCGGAATGCTGAAGGCACGGTCCTTGAAATTGGGTCGGGTACAGGCATTAATCTTCCGTACTATCAAAAAGCAAAACAAGTGGCGGCTGTTGAACCGAATCCGCAAATGAGCCGAAGAGGTGTCAGCCGCGGACGAAATGCCCGGGTTCCGATTACATTATATGAAGCATCGGCAGAATTATTGCCATTTGCAGATGATACGTTTGATACAGTCATTGCCACATTGGTTTTTTGTACAATTCCTGATCCAGTCCGTGCACTAGAAGAAATTCAGCGGGTCAGCAAACCGGATGCCGCGGTTTTATTTTTTGAACATGTACAAATGAAGCAGAAAACACTGGCAAAATTACAGGATATTCTGAACCCGTTTTGGGAAAAGATTTGTGATGGATGCCAAATAAACCGGGATACGTTATCTATTATTTCTGATTCTGGACTTTATACAGAACATGTGGAATCACTATATTCCGGTTTGTTTTTATCTATTGCATGCAGAAACAGGAAGTGA
- a CDS encoding DUF2829 domain-containing protein, with the protein MTFEEVLPRLKAGEKVIRSNWGGAELYVKLVGESEHDGKKLNPYFLINVTGEGYTMFTPTVCDLLAEDWVIVE; encoded by the coding sequence ATGACATTTGAAGAAGTGCTGCCTCGTTTAAAGGCTGGCGAAAAAGTAATCCGCAGTAATTGGGGCGGAGCTGAATTATATGTGAAGCTCGTTGGTGAAAGTGAGCATGACGGCAAAAAACTGAATCCGTATTTCCTGATCAATGTAACAGGAGAAGGGTACACGATGTTTACACCGACAGTCTGTGATCTGCTGGCGGAAGACTGGGTAATTGTAGAGTAA
- a CDS encoding YhfC family glutamic-type intramembrane protease, which yields MAGYIFSCIITIGLPLLLCIYAVYTRRWIPFLLGVLAFTVSQLFLRLPLLGYLEKNSIDYLFFSSQHPIWYAIGLGLSAALAEEAARYAAIRYFMKQRDWLSGFLFGAGHGGIESVILVGIPIATMYLTAGDAGMPAIAGVERFFAILLHIGLSILVLQAVTRNRLLYLILAIAVHTGIDAMIGILPLFIPREYMILSVESILAIVSVSLFIWCILIKRKEVIE from the coding sequence ATGGCAGGATATATATTCTCATGTATTATAACGATCGGACTGCCGTTGTTACTGTGTATATATGCAGTCTATACACGACGATGGATTCCTTTTTTACTGGGCGTTCTGGCATTTACTGTTTCACAGCTCTTCCTTCGGCTCCCGCTTTTAGGCTATCTGGAGAAAAACAGCATCGATTATCTGTTTTTCAGCAGTCAGCATCCAATCTGGTATGCAATCGGCCTTGGGCTTTCTGCTGCCTTAGCGGAAGAGGCGGCACGTTATGCAGCCATCAGATATTTCATGAAACAAAGAGACTGGCTGTCCGGATTTTTATTTGGAGCGGGGCATGGGGGGATTGAATCCGTCATACTGGTCGGCATTCCCATCGCGACGATGTACTTGACGGCAGGTGATGCTGGAATGCCGGCAATAGCGGGAGTCGAGCGATTTTTTGCGATATTGTTACATATCGGCCTGTCTATCTTAGTTTTGCAGGCCGTGACGCGTAATCGTTTACTCTATTTAATCCTAGCTATTGCTGTACATACCGGCATTGATGCAATGATTGGCATATTGCCATTGTTTATTCCAAGAGAGTATATGATACTATCAGTGGAGAGCATTCTTGCGATAGTATCTGTCAGTTTGTTTATCTGGTGCATCTTGATTAAAAGGAAGGAAGTCATCGAATGA
- a CDS encoding acyltransferase family protein, whose translation MKDLKLPKKRFRPEIEGVRTIATLLIAVYHIWFGKVSGGIDVFFVLSGYLMTLSILSRIEKNGSVNFADYFLHLTRRLFPQAIIIIIFTGVCAVIFLPQFEWGEIIAHMMASTFYYENWRLALDSVDYLARDNSASPFQHFWSLSVQGQFYIIWPILLAAVYGLARKVWKTPVRKTLLGSLIVVFVCSIAYSIYQTNINQPFAYFHSFTRMWEFSVGGIFALLSPYLFFTKRISIALGWLGLLIICFTGIIVPVSTVFPGYLALLPISGVLLILIASESITVIGVNRFLAVKPLLYLGSLTYGIYLWHWPLLIFYRSYMEIETVPVMDGILLLLVTILLSIVTTKLVEKPVLKMDREQNKGNLVVVLTAMFVLTCASIFTISAYIEKATASSELISDTDYPGAQSVLYETNTPTDVDPIPPPSRIKTDLPAFYEDLECQSVNRTEVRKCSYGVLEDADFTIALVGGSHSGHWFPALEELAEEMNFTIDLYSHDGCRFTDEDPSGSLTEECLPWNENLIDVLTENPPDLVFTTSTVNKHPEVPQGFINQWKKLEGITTVFAIRDNPRMKKVVPVCLEQAEDPLECAVTRDQGVSKEVPWEVTEGIPSNVFFADLTDYFCDDTTCYPVIGNVIVYRDDNHLTAEYSKTLAPALKIPLQQAFDSLDKTSAR comes from the coding sequence ATGAAAGATCTGAAGTTGCCTAAAAAAAGATTTCGCCCTGAAATTGAAGGTGTACGAACCATCGCGACATTACTGATTGCTGTGTATCATATATGGTTCGGCAAAGTATCAGGCGGCATCGATGTATTCTTCGTGTTATCAGGATACCTGATGACACTTTCCATTTTGTCGCGAATTGAAAAAAACGGCAGTGTGAATTTTGCCGATTATTTTCTGCATTTAACGAGAAGGTTGTTCCCGCAGGCTATCATCATCATCATTTTCACTGGAGTTTGTGCAGTCATTTTTCTTCCGCAGTTTGAGTGGGGAGAAATTATAGCACATATGATGGCTTCTACTTTCTATTATGAAAACTGGCGGCTGGCTCTGGATTCAGTCGATTATTTGGCCCGGGACAATTCAGCCAGTCCGTTTCAGCATTTTTGGTCATTGAGTGTTCAGGGTCAATTTTATATTATCTGGCCAATCTTGCTTGCTGCCGTTTACGGTCTTGCGCGTAAAGTTTGGAAAACACCTGTGCGCAAAACATTGCTCGGCTCATTGATTGTCGTATTCGTCTGTTCGATAGCCTATTCAATTTATCAGACGAACATCAATCAGCCATTTGCGTATTTTCATTCATTCACCAGGATGTGGGAATTTAGTGTCGGCGGGATCTTCGCTTTACTGTCTCCGTATTTATTTTTTACTAAACGAATCAGTATTGCACTGGGATGGCTCGGATTGCTGATTATTTGTTTCACGGGAATTATCGTGCCTGTATCGACGGTGTTTCCGGGATACTTGGCCCTGCTTCCTATAAGCGGTGTGCTGCTCATACTGATTGCTTCTGAAAGTATTACGGTAATTGGAGTCAATCGATTCCTTGCGGTCAAACCATTACTTTATTTAGGGAGTCTGACGTATGGAATTTATTTATGGCATTGGCCGCTGCTGATTTTCTACCGTTCGTATATGGAAATCGAAACGGTTCCTGTCATGGATGGGATTCTTCTGTTACTTGTTACCATTTTACTCTCCATCGTTACGACTAAGCTAGTGGAGAAACCGGTGCTTAAAATGGACAGAGAGCAGAATAAAGGGAATTTAGTCGTTGTGCTGACTGCCATGTTTGTGCTCACATGTGCTTCCATCTTCACGATTTCCGCGTATATCGAAAAGGCTACAGCGAGCTCGGAACTCATTTCCGATACTGACTATCCGGGCGCACAATCCGTGCTCTATGAGACGAATACGCCGACAGATGTAGATCCCATACCGCCGCCGTCACGAATCAAAACGGATTTACCTGCTTTTTATGAGGATTTAGAATGTCAGTCGGTTAATCGGACAGAAGTCAGAAAGTGCTCTTATGGCGTTTTGGAAGATGCTGATTTCACCATAGCACTTGTGGGCGGATCTCATTCCGGTCATTGGTTTCCGGCATTAGAAGAACTGGCGGAAGAGATGAACTTCACCATTGATTTGTACAGCCATGACGGATGCCGCTTTACTGATGAAGACCCAAGCGGAAGTTTAACGGAAGAGTGTTTGCCATGGAATGAAAATTTAATCGATGTGCTGACAGAAAATCCGCCTGATCTCGTCTTTACCACGTCGACAGTGAATAAACACCCGGAAGTGCCGCAAGGGTTCATTAATCAATGGAAAAAGCTTGAAGGAATTACGACTGTGTTTGCAATCCGTGATAATCCGCGGATGAAAAAAGTAGTTCCAGTTTGTTTGGAACAGGCGGAAGATCCGCTGGAATGCGCGGTAACGCGAGATCAGGGTGTCTCCAAAGAAGTGCCATGGGAAGTCACTGAAGGCATTCCGTCGAATGTGTTTTTTGCTGACCTAACCGATTATTTCTGTGATGACACGACTTGTTATCCGGTAATAGGAAACGTTATCGTATATCGTGATGATAACCATCTTACGGCTGAATATTCAAAGACGCTTGCTCCCGCATTAAAAATTCCGCTGCAGCAAGCATTCGACAGTTTAGATAAAACATCAGCGCGTTAA